TATCCAAAAGAGAGGTGTAAGAACTAATGGTTCTAAGCGGTTCCTTGAGGTCATGAGAAGCAATATAGGCAAATTGTCGAAGCTCAAGGTTGGAGTTTTCGAGCTGCTGATTTTGTTCTTGGATATGGTCGTTTTTATTGGCGAGTAGTTTGTTCAGTTTGATTTGCTGATGGTTAATTGTTTCAAGCTCTTCGTTTTGTTGCTGAATTTGTTCACTTTTGGTTTTCAGCATCTCATTGTATTGACGTAGTTTTCGATAGTATAAAAACAAAGCAGTAGTGAAAATGGTAAAAAATGCCATTCCCATAAGAGAGGCATTTTGGTAAAAGCGAATCTCTTGTTGTTTTTGCAAAAGTTCATTTTCTTTCTTCAACAAGCCAATTTCACGCTCTTTTTTATACATTTCGTAGTTGATTTTCGCCTGATTCATTTCCTGCAATGTGTTCTCATTCAGTAGAGAATCTTTCAAATTGAGGTATGCAGTTTGGTATTTGTAGGCGTTCGAGATGTCGCCATTTCGCCGATATGCTTCCCCCATAGATTCATATACTTCAATGATTCGAGGTCGAGAACCAATAGAATGGGCAATCGATAGCGCATTTTTAAAATAATTGATGGCTACCGAAAATTTATCCAAATCCACATACACATTTCCTATGGCTCTAAGGCTTTCTACTTCACCCCATTTGTCACCCAATTCACTCTTCAATTCCCAAGATTTGTTGAGGTATTGAAGGGCTAAATCACATTTTCCGATATTGAAATAATTAGATCCAACATTTTGGGTAGCATAAGCAATACCTGTCACATAGTCCATTTCTTCTGCCAATTTCAAGGCTTTTAGATTGTATTCCAACGACTCTTCAATTTTATCCAATCGCTCGTAAGTACTTCCAATTGCTCCCAAACTGGCATAAATGGCCGTTTCATTGCCTATTTTTTCTGCAATTATCAAAGTTCTGGTAAAATATTCGAGTGCGCTTTCAAATCGAAATTGATAGAAATAGATGTTTCCTATTTCGTAAACAGACCTTGCAATCCCAAGAGAATCAGGTATTTCTTCATAAATTTGAAGTGCTTGCAGTCGGTAATTGTAGGCCAATTTGAAATTACCCATTTCTTGGTAAATTTTGGCGACACTCCCCAATGCATTTACCTTCTTTTCTAAGTCAATTTTTTCTCCTTTATGCTCCAAAAACATAAAGTAGTTGTCCAATGCATCGTCAAACTGGTTCATTCTGTGGTACGTTCTACCTAAATGAAAATACAATTCAATGTTTTTTTGCCCTGCTTTTCGCATATTTTCCAAGGCATTTTTATAATTGATTAGCGCATATTCATAGTCTTTATCCTTAAAATAAAAATCTCCTATCTCTGCGTAGGTCTGCGATAGTACTTGGTAGTTCCTCGTGCCTTCAAATATTTCTACCTGCCTACATAAGCTATCCACATTTGTAGCCTGACAGTGCATAGATGCAAAAAATAAAAAACCACTTAGAAGTTTGAATACAATTTGGTTTAGCCTTATAGTTTTCATAGCAATAGAAATAAATTGTAGCGAGTGGGATGAAATTATTGTTAAAGAAATGTCACCTTTAGCTAAAGGTGACATTTTTATATATCGCCTAACGATTGATGTTATGGTGTATTACCGTTACCGTTACCGTTACCGTTACCGTTACCGTTACCGTTACCGCCGGTATATGGCGGAAGACCAGTTTCTTCACCAAATGGAGGTGGATAACCATTACCGTTGCCAGTACCGCCACCGCCTTTAAAAGAACGTGCTTTATCTGCTGTGATAACGCTCACAGAAGCGATATTTTTAAAATTACTAAATTTGTTCATGAGTTTAATTTTTGAAAAAAATAAGAAAATAAGAAAAATTACAATCCATTTCTGCGGGAATCACTCTTCTCCAAAAGGAGGAGGACATCCGTGACTCTTACCTTTTTCTCGATCAACCCAAAAACCACCTTTGATAAAGTTAGTTTCTTTTTTGGTAAGCAAATACTTGTTTAATGCAATTTTTATTTTTTTGAATGTGAACATAATATGTATGTTTTATGAAATTAGAATGAATTATTAATTTAAAATGCCACCTTACGCCAAGATGGCATTTTTTATATTATTTTAGGATTTTACAATCCTAAAAGGCCAAGAATTGTCTTAATAAGCTGAGAAAGACATGAGTTTTCTTCACCAAATGGAGGGGGGTAACCGTTACCGTTTCCAGTACCGCCACCGCCTTTAAACGACTGAGCGTCCTCAACTGTGATAACACTCACAGATTCGATATTTTTTAATTTATTAGATTCCTTCATGAGTCGAAATTTTTAAAATAAACATGTAATTAAAATAGACTACAAATTAAATACTTAGGAATATCATTCTTCGTCAAAAGGAGGAGGACATCCATAACTCTTACCTTTAAGCGGATCGACCAACAAGCCACCTTTGATATACTGGGATTCATTTTGGGTAAGTAAGTATTTATTCAATGAGGCTCTTAACTTGCTAAATATATGCATGATATAAAAATTTAAAAATTTGAGAAAATCTCAACATTCACTTCAAATTCTCATCCAAAAAACAGAGATGGTATTTTTATGAATTGCTAAGAAAATTACCTTTCAAATTAGCGAGTCTTCGTCTTATACAATCGGTGGTAATGGAGGTAATGGAGGTAATGGAGGGATTGTTTCTTCACCAAATGGAGGTGGATAACCATTGCCATTTCCTGTACCGCCGCCACCTTTGAAAGAGCCTGCTTTGTCTGTTGTGAGAACTTTTACTGACTTTAATTCGGTCAGTTTGTTAAATTTTTTCATGAGTCGAAATTTTTGAAGTAAAAAAATAAAAGAGTAAAAAACCACAAATAATTACAACAAACATTATTGTTCGTCGAATGGAGGAGGACATCCGTGGCTTTTGCCTTTTTCACTGTCGACCCATCTACCGCCTTTTACGTAGTTGGTTTCTTTTTTGGTAAGAACAACTTTTTGATTTAAACTTTTCAGTTTCTTTAACATAGCCATAGTTAAATTATTTAAAAGATTAGAGTGAATTATAATAGCACCTCTTCAAAAGTCAATCTATGTATCTTTATTTATTTTGAAGTGGTACATTATACAGAACTATTACAATCTAAACTTTTCCAATACCATGCCACTTTTGTCATAATATTGTAAGCTACTGGAATCTTGACTTACATTTATTCATCTTCCAATGTTATTAAACTACTTCTTTTTGCAATTCATTTACATTTGTAAATACAACATTCCATTTTTAGCACTAACAAACTCTTGATAATCTATTTTTAATACAAAACATTAATATTTTAATCGAAATTACAATGAAAATATTTATTGCATAAATCAATTATTTTATTTAATCAAGTTAAAAAACGGTGTATATTTTGCACGATTATTGTACTTACTTCAATAGCCCGCCATTTTATCAATATCTCATCCCACCCAATATTTCACTATTCAGCATTTATTCAATCTACGAATAATACCGTTTATGAACCGAAATAAGCTAACGCAATTTATAAACCATTCATTATTAGGATATGGCGTAGAACTCTCAAACCTTCTCTCCTATCCTTTTATGGAAAAACAATTGCCAGATAAGAAATTTGTATTGTTTAGTAGTGGTAGAGCAGGCAGTACACTTTTAGTTAAATTATTAGACAGTCATTCACAAATACAATGCGAGGGAGAAATATTGAGGCGGAAAATGCTCTATCCTGCTGCATACATCAACCGATGCAGCCAAATATCTAAAAACCCCGTTTTTGGCTTCAAGCTCTTATCTTATCAGCTCAAAAATGTTCAGACTTCGATTAAAGAAAAAGAGATATTTTTACAAGATTTAGTAGATAATAAATTTCAAATAATATACTTAGAACGAAAAAATATTCTTCGTCAAGCACTATCCGTTATGTATGCCTATCACCGAGATCAATGGCATGTCAAAAAAGGGCAAAACATAAATGCCACAAAAATGACGATAGATCCCGTAGTACTCAAAAATTGGATGGATGGAATTGAAGAATTGAAGGTGTATGAAAAAAAAATGCTTGAGTTATTGCCTCACCTCCACATCATTTATGAGCAGGATCTTAATACTCCTGAACAACAAGCTGCCACAACCGAAATTGTGACCAGTTTTTTAGACATTCCACACGAAGAAGTAAACACCAACCTGAAAAGAGTGACTCCAAAAAACTTGTCGAGTTTTGTAGAAAACACAGATGAAATTATAGACTACTTAGATGCCAGTAGGTACCGGCAGTATTTGGAGTTACTCACCCACTCATTCAAACCTTCTAATTAATGGTAAAATAATGGCTATTCGAAAGGGAGTGAAGACAGTCTTCACTCCCTTTTTGGTATTGGTATGTACTTATTTTTCTTATACACCCGTATAAAGAGTGTGATATTTTCTATTTTTAACCATTCAAAAAATATTCGTACTTATCATTCAACCTTAATCTTGTTGATAGAGCATAGAGCTTTATCAACAAATCAAGCCTTCAATACGTTTTTTAGAGGCAGTTATCATCTATATGACAGTACGATAAGCAAGGTCCGAGAATTTACATACTTGGCTCCTTTTGAGTAGCATAAAAAAGGATTGCAATACAGAAAAAATTGTTTTGAACAGAATAAACATTGAATCAAGTACCACAAACCATACAAGAATATCAACAAGCGTTTGAAAACTTTTATCAGCCGCTTTGCAATTTTGCATATCAGTTTGTCAAAGACAGAGATGAGGCAGAAGATGTGGTACAGGCTGTTTTTATCAAATTATGGAAAAAACGCAATGAACTGGAAATAACCAATAAACTATCAAGTTATCTTTTTACTGCCACCAAAAACAACGCTTTAATGGTCTTGCGTCGTCAACAATATAAATCTAACTACGCCGAACATGTTCAACAAAGCAATGTTACTAGTTATACAGAAGACGTGCAGGATGCCGAAGAACAACTCTTATTGAAGGAAAAAATACTGCAAGCTATTCAAATATTGCCGCCTAAATGTCAGCAAATCTTCAAATTGAGTAAATTAAGTGGTTTAACTTACAAAGAAATTGCAGACGATTTGAGCATTTCTGTTAAAACCGTAGAGAATCAAATGAGTAAAGCTCTAAAAATATTGCGTGCACAATTGAAGAATATAACTTATCTATTATTTTTCTTGCTATTCCTCACCAATCTATTGTGGGCGCAAGAAAGTAATTTGTTATCACGCAAGGTAAAATTGCAGATAAAAGAAGGTAGTATTCAGCAAGTTTTGGATTTAATAAGCAAAAAATCTGATGTATCTATTGCTTATAGCTCCAATCAAATTCCTCTTCAAAAAACAATACAACTAACGGGTAATGAACAGACATTGGGTGATTACCTTCAAAGAATTATCGCTTATGTACCGATTCGTATTGTAGAGCGAAAACGCAAAATATTACTAGTTTCTCAGCGAAAAAAAGAAAAAAATTCTTCAGAAACGGAACGTATAACAAAACAAATTCCCTCTATACCTACTGCAAAATATACCATTAGTGGCTACATCAAAGACACTGAAAGCGGTGAGGCATTGATTGGTGCAACGGTTTATGAACCTGTGAGTAAGAAAGGAACAAGCACCAATGTCTATGGTTTTTATAGCCTTACGCTTGCTGCTCAAAGCCCAAGCTTAATGGTATCGTATGTAGGCTATGCAACTACTCTCCTGCAAATCAACTTACAAAAAGATGTTCAACAAGACATTTTTTTGGCAAGCAATACCGAGCTGGAAGAAGTAGTCGTAGAAGCTTCTGAAAGTGAGCATATCCAAGAGCTGGACCAAATGAGCAGCAACAAGTTGTATGTAAAAAAAATAAAAGAATTGCCCGTATTGATGGGTGAAGCTGATGTCATCAAATCTATTCAGTTGTTGCCAGGAGTTCAATCTGTCAATGAAACAGCAAGCGGTTTGTATGTGCGTGGAGGTAGTCCCGACCAAAACTTGATGCTTTTGGATGGCATAACCATTTACAATACCAACCACTTATTTGGTTTCGTTTCTATTTTCGATGGAGATGCCATCAATAGTGTTGAACTGATAAAAGGTGGATTTCCCGCCCGATACGGTGGGCGACTGTCTTCAATCTTAGATGTTCGATTGAAGGAAGGCAACAATCAAGAGGTTCACGGCGGAGTAACCTTAGGGCTATTCTCTGTAAAGGCAAGCGTAGAAGGGCCCATTGCGAAAGGGAAATCCTCATTTCACCTATCGACTAGAGGTAGTTTGATGAACAACAAACTTGCAAAAACGCTGATAAATACAGGAGCGGATACCCATATAGAATATGGATTTTACGATATGTCGCTGAAAGCTAATCATCAATTTTCGGCTACCAATCAGTTGTTTTTTAGTGGGTATTTGGGAGAAGATAAATTTTATACAGAAGCAAGTCCACATCTCGGCGTAGAAGATACTTATGGAATCTATCACGCCATTCAGCCATTCTGGAAAACGGATTTGAGTTGGGGCAATAAACTGGCAGCTCTTCGTTGGAACAGCATTATCAACGCCAA
The Chitinophagales bacterium genome window above contains:
- a CDS encoding RNA polymerase sigma-70 factor — its product is MNQVPQTIQEYQQAFENFYQPLCNFAYQFVKDRDEAEDVVQAVFIKLWKKRNELEITNKLSSYLFTATKNNALMVLRRQQYKSNYAEHVQQSNVTSYTEDVQDAEEQLLLKEKILQAIQILPPKCQQIFKLSKLSGLTYKEIADDLSISVKTVENQMSKALKILRAQLKNITYLLFFLLFLTNLLWAQESNLLSRKVKLQIKEGSIQQVLDLISKKSDVSIAYSSNQIPLQKTIQLTGNEQTLGDYLQRIIAYVPIRIVERKRKILLVSQRKKEKNSSETERITKQIPSIPTAKYTISGYIKDTESGEALIGATVYEPVSKKGTSTNVYGFYSLTLAAQSPSLMVSYVGYATTLLQINLQKDVQQDIFLASNTELEEVVVEASESEHIQELDQMSSNKLYVKKIKELPVLMGEADVIKSIQLLPGVQSVNETASGLYVRGGSPDQNLMLLDGITIYNTNHLFGFVSIFDGDAINSVELIKGGFPARYGGRLSSILDVRLKEGNNQEVHGGVTLGLFSVKASVEGPIAKGKSSFHLSTRGSLMNNKLAKTLINTGADTHIEYGFYDMSLKANHQFSATNQLFFSGYLGEDKFYTEASPHLGVEDTYGIYHAIQPFWKTDLSWGNKLAALRWNSIINAKLFSNFTINYSNYNYGFTNHYVSNTLEYNNSYVADIGLRATSNIRDLSLKADFDYYPTPKNHLKWGIGYTHHIFTPAIARFRDNQDHEFEFTEDVGLKRIPADDYYAYFEDNIQVSETFSLNAGIHLAGFISDNTHYVSPQPRLSARYLLGEYSALKASFARMTQFVHMVHTPWLGLPSDLWIPSTSELRPKHSNQFAVGYVHRFPELFDLSIESYYKKFENLLDFRHNPNLWMHQELPNWEHELERGNGRAYGLELLLERKIGNTTGWIGYTLSKTDRQFDGINEGERFPYEYDRRHDISMALTQQVSPQLSLGCVWVFATGNVTTLSFDETNSQFATGSSSKTTTPNEHFDSNLERNNYRLPPYHRLDLSINWQHSFFKNKWAKGTLKAGFYNIYNRENPAYINEFESISNTGGSTEDPKILGLYEVNLLPRLPFITYGLEF
- a CDS encoding tetratricopeptide repeat protein, with protein sequence MKTIRLNQIVFKLLSGFLFFASMHCQATNVDSLCRQVEIFEGTRNYQVLSQTYAEIGDFYFKDKDYEYALINYKNALENMRKAGQKNIELYFHLGRTYHRMNQFDDALDNYFMFLEHKGEKIDLEKKVNALGSVAKIYQEMGNFKLAYNYRLQALQIYEEIPDSLGIARSVYEIGNIYFYQFRFESALEYFTRTLIIAEKIGNETAIYASLGAIGSTYERLDKIEESLEYNLKALKLAEEMDYVTGIAYATQNVGSNYFNIGKCDLALQYLNKSWELKSELGDKWGEVESLRAIGNVYVDLDKFSVAINYFKNALSIAHSIGSRPRIIEVYESMGEAYRRNGDISNAYKYQTAYLNLKDSLLNENTLQEMNQAKINYEMYKKEREIGLLKKENELLQKQQEIRFYQNASLMGMAFFTIFTTALFLYYRKLRQYNEMLKTKSEQIQQQNEELETINHQQIKLNKLLANKNDHIQEQNQQLENSNLELRQFAYIASHDLKEPLRTISSYTSLLDRRYKKELDQDAQEFMGFVTDAVKRMYALLDDLLAYSKVGSQHQTKKSINTKELVDSVISILQPTIHQKNAKIHLHFLPTIKASQVQMQQLFQNLISNALKFQVKEDPQVWVDCQKKDNLYVFSIKDNGIGIEEDYQQKIFEMFRRLHTKEEYEGTGIGLATCKKIVEQHGGQIWVESGIGQGSTFFFTLPIDQPAKNGASVEKMQMV